The window ACTCTGCCCTAATATATTTACAGATTGTTGAAGGTAAGTGGCTTCCCATGTTCGTTCAAGTTTCATGTTAGAGAAttggagataatttttaaagacgTTTTGATATTTGGCAGCATTTATTAATAATTGTTTTTGATAAATTAATACCATGATGTGTAGATTGATGagttaataaaatggaaaaagaacttTATGTAACTAtgcaagtaaatgaaaataattatttaaaataagtttagttaatataGAGTGTCAGAAGCACTACATAACATCATAACATCATTCGTTATGGTCATAGAAAAACAACTTTGAGGATGCCATACTGCAGATAAGTTAGCGAAAGAGTCCTAGAGGATCTGAAGCTTTCTAATGTTTTATACAGAGCTATGAGCCTTGGACAAATACTACTTGCTTTTGAATCAGAAGAGCAAGCATCCTACACCAATTCTTTTAAGGGTTTTGGGTATCTTTCTTAACATTTATCGTTATAAGATACAATGTAAGGAAACCAATGTTACCTTAACTGGGTTCCAGAATTATGCAGTCTGCATTTTTTCTAAAAGTAGTATCTATTTCAGTGCTAATTTTGAAAAGCTGTGATAGGCACCATCTTCTGGGATAGCACATTGAGTTTACAAAGCTATCAGtttataacccccccccccccctttcaaaACCATCAAGTCTTGAAACCTGACCATATGTATGCATAACCTTCCTTGGAGAAGCTAAACTTTTCCCATATGTTGGCTTTTCTCAGACAGAAAAATCTTGTGGGTTCCCTTTAGGGAGGTAGCATTACTCAGCAAGTGGTGGTTCTAAACTCAAAAGTGAAAAGGCAGTTGGCCAAGACAGCAGAATGTGGTGGGTAGTTTAAAGTATTTCTGCACGCTTGTGTAGGAAAATGAATAGAATTTTCAAGGAAAAGTTGCAGCCACAGCCCAGGAAGATTGGGCAATAGTGCAAAACCACATCATCCGTCGGCCTCAAGTCTCTGGGTGAGTGAGCAGAGGACCTGGTCCAGGACAGGCACGTTTCTGCCCTCAGCACTGAGGTCTGAGCAGAAATGTCACCTCTCAGGCCCAGACACTGCCTAGGAGAGCTCTGGGGTTCATAAATCAAAGAGGCCACTATGTCTGAAAATTTGACTTCCAACACAGACATATGGAACCACTAGGTTATTGTGGAGGAGTGAGAAATGGATAAAAAGTTTTTTATCACCCTCcccttttttccttctgggatttCCTTCCTGTATTTCCTGCAAGAACCACTTTTGTAGCAAAATTTAGGAATGGCCACTTCCTTGACCCAGTAACACAATCTGTGTGCTGGGAAACTGACCTAGGCAAAGGCGAGGAAACAGGTTACACATACTTGAGTGGGTGGATTTATCGAAGTCCAAGTTTGTATTCTCTTATATTCAAATGGCAACTGAGAAATGTAATTTCActaagatatttttttaacattgttaCTGTTAAATGGTTTTATCATTTTCCTAAAGAAGACATATTTTCTAAGACTTTTAAAACATCCAGTTTTAAAAGTTTCAACATTCCACAATCAACACTGGGTTTGAACATCTTTTGATGACCATCCCTCCCACCTTGGGGACCTGTGTCTTTGTCACCTATTCACACGTCTACTAACCACTTTAAAGGTCTGCTAACCACCCTCTGGTCACTCCTGCTTTTTTGCAATTGGGGCATTTCTTCCTCAACTCCACTCCCATCCACTCCCAACACCCATGCTGGGACAAGAATCACGTGTGGGACCTACGACTCCCAAGGGACCTTCTGCTTATTTCTCCTCCTGACCCTTTCACAGGTACAAACCTGGCCAGATACACACCGGTTTTCTGGGGGCGCTCCTCCTGGCtttccatcccccacccatcccTTGATATTTCCTTGCGCTCCCAgctcctcactctggctcccatCAGGTGGAGTCAGCTCTCTGTCGGTGCAcagtctgtctcttcctctggctcttggtttcctcTGGCCCTTCtactccccccaccgccccgttCATTAAATGgatgtgtaaacacacacacacacacacacacacacacacacacacacacacacacacacacacacacacacacacacacacccccccccccctctctacCCTCTACCTGGTCACTTTTACCCACCTTGAGGACTTGCAGCTGCCTCGAATCCAGAAACCAAAAGCTCAGTGGAAGGAGATGTGGAGGTAGTGTTTGGACTCGGGAATACCCCCGCCCGGGCCTTGGGGGTCGCCTTACTGTCCCTTTTGTCACGTGGCGGGCAGGAGCCCTCCACCCTCGCGGCCGCGGTGCCCGGGGAAGGCGCGCAGCGCGCCAGCACCGCCACCCGCACGCACGTCCCCACGTGGGCCGCCCCGCGCCGCAGCAGCAGGTGCGGCGAGGGGGAGGCCAGGCCCGAGCCCGGCGGCGGCCGCAGCCCGGCGCTAACACTTATCGTCCCCTCTCACGGCCCTGTCCTCTCTCCTCCGCCTTCGGAGGTGGTCCCCCGCGCCTCCGCACCGCGCCTCTCCGCCGACCGCCTCCTGAGTCCGCCCTACCCCCAAACAATCACCGCCATCGTCCCAACCCGAGCCCCAGGCCGCGCtcgggaggtggggtggggggggggagcagcccTGGGGTCCAGGACCACCGAGGCGGTGGCCGGGGGTAGCGGGCTTCGGGGTGGCGGCGAGGTCCTGCCGGCGGCGGTGGTGGCGCGGGCGGTCTGCAGCGGCCGGGGAGGGACTCCCCGGCACCCCCGCGCGCTCCGGGCCTCCGCCGGGCGGCCCGCCGTTCACTCTGCCTCCGCGACCGTGCGTTCGCGGTGTGCAAGCGGGGCTTTTCCGGGCCGTTTCCCAGCaactctccccccgccccctcctgcgTTGCACGCGCTGCGCCCGCGCGTGTCGGCGCGTGTCGAGGTGGGGCGGGGGTGTTCTGGGTTTGCCCTGGGGCCTTTAAATATCTGGGCGAGGGTGAGAGAGTGTTCGCAGAAGCACTTCGGTGGGGGCGACCCCCGCATCAGGCCGGGCTATTAACCGCGAAACTTTTGCCGCTGCCTCTGCCTCCGGCGCGCCCCGGGCTCGTCTCCCAGCCCCGGAGCGCGGTCCCCGGCGAGCCTCCCCCCACAAGCCCCGAAGAGAGCGACAAACCGCTTCCTCCAGACAGATGCAGTGTAACGGGTGGGAGACACACCAGCCGCAATCTCTAACCCGTGAAAAGTGAACACTGAGCCCCGCAGGGAATTGTCACGCGATGGACCCTCCCCCTTGCTCGCTTTGTATCGGGCATCTGGGTCCAGCTCCGGATTTGCCTGCTCCCATCGGGTCCCCTCAGCCCGGGCTGGCCCAGTGACGGATCCCAGCCGggtcctcaccccctcccccttcccccctccccccaggatcCGAGCGGGTGTGATGTCcttgcagccgccgccgccgccccaaTCCGCCGCGCACCAGCCCCGGGGGCGCCGGCCGCGCCGCGCTGCCCGATTTCGCCCCGGCTCCGGGCTTCCTGGAGGGTCGCGCAGCCCACGGCTATGACTCAGGCGCCCACTTGGTAACTCTGCCATcttcctgctccttccccctccctcccgtCCCCGCCCCCGAGGCCACCCCCGTTTCCCTCCGCCACCCTCACGCCCTCCTCCCAGACGCCCACCCACCCGCTCGTCTTTCCGCAAGATCGCAGAGGTGGCGCGGAGCCCGGCGAGCCGATGACGGACCCCTTCCTCCTGTCTTCAATGCCTCAGCGGAAGGTCCCCAAGGGCTGGAGAGAGGAGGGCTGCGGCTGGACATCCTCCCGGAGAGGCTGCTCCGACCTGCCGCTCGTGGTGTACGAAACTGGGGACTGAGCgagccccgccgccgccgccgccgccgccgcccgcccgccccgtcGCTGCCGTCGGTCTGGACTGGCCCCCCGCCTCGCCGCGCCCGCCgccagccccggccccggccccggtcCGGGCGCCCCGGGGCtcgccccgcgcccgccgccgcccgcgcgcaGACTGCCCGCGCGTCGTCCTGACAGCTGCGGCGGCGGCGATGATGCAAGGAAGGAGGGTGCTGCCGCCGGCGGTGCTGATGGTGGCGGTCGGCGCCCGGGTGTGATGCGAGCGTCACGGTGGGGATGCTGGCTTCGCGGCGGTGAGGGAGCGAGCGCGAGCGAGCGCGAGCCAGGGGCGGAGGACGCCAGAATTCGGATCTTGCTGCTGTGTGGGCTCGGATCGCTCTTGCCCCGCGCTCTCTCCCCCCTACATTTGGTTCTGGGTTTGCTCATTTAATCCCCCCGACTCCGTCCTGTCCCCACCGCTGGAAGTCTTCCCGGCTCTAAATGGAATTAGTGGAGATCGGAGCCTCTGGTGTAACGAACAGACATGATCTATGGACGCAGTCTGTTTCCCAGTGAGTACCTTTCCCGCCGCGCGGGTCCACTGgcggcccctcctccctccctcccccctcgtGGCCGAACGCGCAGGGGAAAGCCTCGCCGCCGCGCTCCAGCCGGACGGAGCCCGCAGTGCCCGCGGTTCCGGGCACCTGTGAACTTTCTGGGCTGCAGCATAATCAGTCGAGGCGTGGGGGCGGCGCCCGGCCCGGGGTCTCTGGGGGCTCAGGAGCCGCGGGGGACAGCGTCCCTGCCGTCTGCACGGACGTCCTGGGGGCGGCGGCGAGCACGTGCGGGAGCGCCTGGGAGCGGCCCGGCGAGGGCGCAGGTGGAAAGGAGGAGAGCGCGGGGCCGGCGGTCCGCGGGCTGCGGGGAACGGCCCTGCTCCGGGGGCTTCCGCGGGCTCCTACTTTCCCTGCAGGAGGGAGTTTGGGGCGCACCTGAGCGCCACGCTCGTGGGGAGGGCGCGGGCCAACCTCAACTCTGTGGCCCGAAGACCTTTAGTGTTGCGTCGTGGGCGTGCGGGAGCGCCTGCGGTGGAGAGGAAAATGGCTTCAGAAGTCCTCAAGTAAAAGGCAGTGTGAGAGAATGTGCGGTGGAAATTCCACATTAAAAAGCTAGGATTCCAGTGTTAATCCTGTGCCACGCAGTTAAAAGACCGGCTTTGTGGATGTGTTAGTCATAGTACTTGTTCCACCGTGGGATTCCATCAAAACAGGAAAAGCAGAGTAAAGACAACAGCGCGAGTACGTCCCGGTGTTGATGGCCGTGcacctgtgtgtttgtgtgtgtctagAATCCCGGCAAATTAcaataagatttctttttttctgtttagacACAGACGACAACAGTTAATGTTTTAATCTAAGCGAATGATCAGGCAGGATTAGGAAGTAATTTAACTGGAACTCTCTCAAATGCCAGTATAAAAGCCCAGGTTCTCTTCCTGGAATAACCTAAAAGCATAAATCTGTAAGCTCCTCCTTGAGCTTCGGTTGAGGAAATCATCGCCAATTATACCTTCCCTTTCCCAAGTTAATTGTAAGTGGAAATGTGATTATATACCCAACGGAAGTTCGAGCTTTTAGGGAATaggcaacaaaataaatatcagagataaagcagaagaggaaaaaaccaGTAATTATGAAGACTAGATTGTTTCATTACTCTTCTAGTTTCAGGTTCTATAAACATGGTGTGTAAATCAAGGTACAAAAGTCAAGCAGAAGTTTGGGTTGCAATGGTCTTTGCGGATTCACTCTTGTTAGAGATCGGGGTCTTTTTTTGATACTGAAAAACTGGTTCAGTAAAATGCTCATTTCTGGGTAATACTGAATATTAAGTCAAGGTTAAGGTTAGGAGAAATTAACTGCATAGCTTAGGAAGTGGTGAAGACAGGGGTTACTTGGTTGGTATAGTACTTTTTCATAAGAAACATTTTTGTAAAACTGCTTAATGCCCTCAATCCACATTTATCTGTTTTctcctgttcccctcccccacctaccgTAGGATCTGCCCtagtatttattttctcaaatacatCAACACTGGCAGTGCCTTGAGGTCAGTCCTCATTGTTTGCCTTTTCTGCCTTTAGTTTGGTTCgctcttcctcttctttgctAGCAAAGCCATTCCCTGTGGGCAGTTGGAAACAATACAGATCCTGAAATCCTACTGGAATGTGCTTGAGTAAATTACAGCATTGCCTCTGAAGTCTTGAGGTTCACATTTGCAGCTTTGGGGAATCATTCATCCTTAACTTGCATTCCTTCCTGAAGGGATTTCTAAATTTTCctgatttgtacatttttaacCAGTTTTGGCACCTTCTGAGTTAACAGAATGGTTAACAATAATACAGTGAATCTGCTTTGATATTATCTTTATGTTGTTATAGAATGCGATCATTTCTGTGTATATTAATATGAtctctttctaatttttcttttctgtttcagttgTAGCAAGTTTAATCATCTTCCATTTGTCTGGGGCAACCAAGAAAGGAACAGGtgtgtttctttgggaaaatgcagTGGAAGACCtctaattatttacattttcctattttCCCCATATTCTTAATATCCCAGAATATCTGAACATTTTATAGTGTGTATAATTGATTGATTTTGACTAAGACgacatttcaaaattaatttactAATGGATATTATAAGAATGTCCTCTCTATTTTTAGTCTTATAGAAAATTGGATGATggtacttgtttttattttttacagaaaagCAAGCCACCTCAGAAACTCAGAAGTCAGTGCAGTGTGGAACTTGGACAAAACATGCAGAGGGAGGTATCTTTACCTCTCCCAACTACCCCAGCAAGTACCCTCCTGACAGAGAGTGCATCTACATCATAGAAGGTAAGGGGTGAGACAGCCAGGGCTGGAGAGAGCTCCAAGCCAAACCTGGTCATCACTATGATTTTGATAGACAATATGCGTATATATTAAAGTATTGGTTTTGGAGACCATACACAGAAATATCTCTTAGTGaatcaaataactaaaatttggGATCAAACTAATTACTGAAATTATTAGCAATGGGTTTTGAGTAAGTAAATTCTGACAAATAAAAGCAGTTGATTTTGCAGTTAAGAGTTGATTTAGAACTCTTAATTAATTGGAATGGACACATAGTTGGGATAATATTACCTAATGTATAACAATTTTAGAGACTAGTATTTTATTGGTTACCAGTTAGTAGAAAAGCCtatacatttgttatttttctttaataatttaaagTACAAAAATAGATATTAATGTCAAAAATCAATCTATAATCATGTTTCCAAATAGTGTGAATGATAGTTGCCTTAATTTATGTTAACAAGTGGCATTATCATCCTTTAATGCCAAAGTCAGAATTCCAAATTATGACGcttcttttcatcattttctttcctaACTCAAAAGATAAATAGTTCTGAGAAAGAGATTCATTTCCCTTTGAACGTTTCCAATTTCCATTATCCTTGTAGATAGCACTAGATTAAGTAACAGCTTTCTAAAATGAATGATCATTTCATCTACTGATGAAGATTTCAATACTATAAGTGTTAATACCTAAAAGCCCCAAACCTGCAACCCTTCTCCTTACCTCACACACATAGACAGTTTGGGCCATCTTGATGAAAAAGACAGTGTACACTCAGTGTTTATGTCTAAATGAGGGGCATGTTCATTTGGTAGATCTTGGAAAGGAAAAGGCTTTCTGTTTAACTGATTTCAAGAATTCCTGTTTagcaatgattctttttttctttttatgactttTAAGCTAAGGATATTACTTCTCTCCTTTCTGTGTTTGAGGGTGAACTTTTAGCAAAGATATACTGCACtataagaaggaggaaaaaaagcacaagctctgataataaaaagagaaaacagaaatctgaGCTCTGCAGTTTTATTCCTCATGTGAttgatagaaaaagaaattgaaatatggAAATTCTGGGTTAAACTTAGTTGTTCTCTTCACCAAGTTAATGTTAtctatctattatatatatatatatatatatatatctgtatgtatatgcataaaaCATTCAAAGAACTTAAcgtatattaaaacatttaaactaGGTGGTAGGTACTTTTCGTTGTCCTTATTTTATGACAAGGGAACAGACACAGGGAGGTTAAATGTCTTGCTTAAACTCACCTGATCTGTGTTTTGAAGCAACAGTATTTTTAAACTTAgaactattaaaaagaataaaatcaattaGTTCTCTCATTTGAAGGATTAATTCAGAAGCAGATCTTTGTATATTAATTGTGCTTCCATGTTTATTGTTATTTAGAATTGAAAAGCATCACTAGCATTTTATTCTCACATCATGCACATATCTACATTTATTCCTAGTTATGTCAAGGACTAAACATAAAGTTGAGACATCAGTAGAACTTCCTGTTACTATTAATCATACTTCTGCACTCTTTTTGAAATACTTCATACTAGCCATGGTTTTCTTCCATACATTTATTTAACCAAGATTTATTGAACAAATTACTAAGGAATAGCCACTCTTCTAGGTACAGTTTAGAGagcttttaataaaaacaaccaTGGTACTTGCCTATGGAACTTAAAATGTGGTCTGGGGACTATGCCCCATTCAGTAAACAGTCTAAAGGGACCCCCAAATTAGCAGTGTttggagcagagagaagaggagcctACGAGAAGGAGATGCTTtcactcagtttttaaaaacttcagggAGGTAATTCTCTGTTCAGAATGGCCTGTGCAAAAGCTCAAGATATGGTGTGATCTGGACCCAGGGGTAGCTTCTGCATGGtgtgaggacagggagaagcaaggaAGCTCAAGAGGTCAACCATCTCAGATAAAGGAGAACTGGTATTCCGTCTGGTCCAGCTGTGAAAGTTTGAACTTGGTATCATAGACGATGGGGTGCCACTGAAATaattaaagtggaaaaataatAAGCTGATATTTTGGTGAGGCGACAGAAGGAAAAGTAGTAAGCAGAGACTATTGTGAAGGACCACATAAGCCATAGCTCTTATGAGTAAGGTCTAGTATAGTAAGAGCCTGAACAACACTAATAACATTGGctgtgggtcagagggagagataaGATGTCTttaggaaactgagtcacaagtGCCTGGATGTAGGCAGGAGAGATAGGAAATCCCGACATGATTCTTGGTGACATATagatggaatttcttttttctttttttttttttttttaagattttatttatgtatttgatagacagagattacaagtaggcagagaggcaggcagagagagaggaggggaagcaggctccccgctgagccacccaggcgccccctatagaTGGAATTTCCATGCCAGGTAAAGAATATGGGTAGAGAAATAgggtttaaaggaaaaataatgaattccgCTTTGGTGTTTATAGAGACGTCGTGTAAAGAAATTGGATATGTGAGTCTTTAGCTCACTGGAGAGCTCTGGGCTGAAAATAGATATTTATAGGTTATAAATATGAATTGTTGTTGAGGCTCTTGATATGAATAAAATTATCCAGAGAGAGTATTAGGAGCGCtattttataaatctttcaaaaaatatagaTCCCTGGGTCTGTCCCCAAGAAGTCTGGTTTAATTTGTCTTTGATGGAGCTGCAGGCATCATTATACTGTAATATATACATCCATTGGGATGCCAGTGGTACCCAGAACTCTGGTCTAGAAATAGtggaaagaagacataaaatgggTTTCTGCAAAACAGTAGGTAAGGGATGGGAGAGTAAGGAGAGGGTAACAGGGACTGTGAAGGACGAACCACAGGGGTGGACCAGAGATCAGGTAAAAGATGCCCCAGCACATACTGGAGGTGGCATTTCAGCAGGAAGGGAGTAGCCAAAATGCCAACTATTACAGCAAAGACAAGTAAGGTAGCAGCAAACACATCTATTGCATGAGGCCACTGAGAAGCTGATGGTAACTTTAGGACGTGTGCACTCATTGCCCCAGTGGAGGTGGGAACTGACTCACTGcggggggaggtgtggggggtgggtgttGATGGACCCACTGTAGGAAGGCAGtcactttctttgtcttttcgTCTTTTCTCGCTTTCAGGGGTGCAAATTGTCATGTTTAATTCTGAAAAGAGTAGCCTCTTCTGTAGAAAAAGGTGAATGTAAAATCTAAGAATGGTCTAAATCATTGGTCAAGTTTCTTGAGGTAGGACAGGTTCTGATGAACAGTGGAGGTCACAGAAAGGGAGATCCCTTTCATGGTTTCAGGTTGTCCTAAAACTCCTTCGAAGAGggggaaatgttctgtatctatgTGCAGTTTTCAGGTGAAAGTACTCAGGTCGTCAGTGTACCCATGGACAGGTTAGGAGGGTAAGACCTCTCATAAAGGAACGTTAGAATCAGATACCAGATGACTTAGAGAAAGTGTGAAAGGCAGCTGTGAATTGAGAGATTCGAAGGGAAGGAAAACGTTAAGTGTAAGGAGCTGAACCTTGAGAGCTCCCAATGCCGTCCAGGTACTATAATCACTCGTTTTGAATTACAACAACCACATGGCGTGTTCACTTATAAAACCCTATTTTATTGCCTTTGAAAATTCAGTTAGTGGAATtctgtatgtgagtgtgtgtcgTTAACTTCAACATGCTGACCAAAAGAAGATGAGCTGTCCATAAGTGTGGACTGCCCAAGGCCATGGTGATAGTTTGTGTTGTAAAGGAACATTGGGAGGTTTGTTCATCCATGCTGGGCAGCAGTGAAGcattcactttgttttgtttgttcattcacttaAGCAACAGTGAAAATGAAGGTATGCATACATGAGTTCACGTTTGATGGCCGTGCCTTTCCTAATAGGGAGAACTAGATGGATGGATACTGCTTCCTAGAGTTTTAAGTAAATTAGCACAGTTGTTCTCAATGCTTTATTGATCCCTAGGCATACGTTATTTATAACTGAAAGAAATATCCTACATTCTCCAGTAGCTTATTTCCTTATAAAACTTATCATACTGGCTTGCCGATGAGCAGATAAACAGGCACACGCTATAAGATGCTAATGCATACAAATGGTATACTGAATTCTACTACATCAGTAGGTCCAGTTTCTTGAGCctttgcctttttgttgttgGACAAATAatctcaaggggaaaaaaacaaaaacaaaaacaaacaaacaaacaaaaacacatggtTTTCCAAGTAATTTCTTAGGATACTTTCcaatttacagatatttttttaaaaaattattgaaacttcatcaaatctatcaaTATGGTAATACTACAGTTGTTGACCTTTGTGAATATACTTTAGTGGTAGGTAAAACCATCCCTGGTTTTTCTTGAAGAGTAATGAATGTTTCTTTTACAATGTTCAAAGAGTTACAAACatttttagagattaaaaatattCCCTAAAATAGTCTTGTCACATGCATTGACCTTAAACCAAATGAGCTTCGATTATTCTGTATATCTCTAATTTCCAATTCATCATGTATCTCAATTCCCTCTAAAATTTTGACATCCAGGCATGCAAGGCTTTTGTTTTAAAGCCATCAAGGGTGATATTCAATACACATTTAAGAACTGGTGTGGTGTGGACAGCAGTCATTCAGAATGATTACTGACCACATGGGGAGCAGGCCATGCTGTACCGGGTCATAACTTATAAGTTTCTGGAGGGTGTTGGTCCCTGAGGAGGGCCACATGGCAGGAGAGCACTCAAAGGACTCAAGGCAACAGCTGTTTACTAACTAGGATAAATGTGTACAGATATTTCGACAACTGTTATGGCTATTCTGGGGTATCCCGGCTGAATACCAGTCTGGAGTGCCAGGATTTTGAGCTGTTTTGGACAGGACAAGGGAGAAATGGCAGGACACTAGTAAGTGCATCCAATGTGGAGGTCTGTAGAGCTGCGAGCCCTCTGAGGCTCTTCCTGATGCTGTACAGAGCTCTAAAACACATTTATGATAACCTCATTTAC is drawn from Mustela lutreola isolate mMusLut2 chromosome 11, mMusLut2.pri, whole genome shotgun sequence and contains these coding sequences:
- the LOC131811545 gene encoding transcription initiation factor TFIID subunit 4-like; this translates as MSKPRTKCRGERARGKSDPSPHSSKIRILASSAPGSRSLALAPSPPRSQHPHRDARITPGRRPPPSAPPAAAPSFLASSPPPQLSGRRAGSLRAGGGGRGASPGAPGPGPGPGLAAGAARRGASPDRRQRRGGRAAAAAAAAGLAQSPVSYTTSGRSEQPLREDVQPQPSSLQPLGTFR